A region of Candidatus Wallbacteria bacterium DNA encodes the following proteins:
- the gcvPB gene encoding aminomethyl-transferring glycine dehydrogenase subunit GcvPB, producing MKEKLIHAYHQTGKRALRFPKSAGKAAELSKGMKRNGIPIPEVSEVEAVRHFTRLSSLNFGVDSGFYPLGSCTMKYNPKLNEKTSSLPEFACLHPLVPAHASQGVLQIIFELQEYLKEITGMKACSLQPAAGASGELTGLLIIKKYHQVNKNLHKNEIIIPDSAHGTNPASVAMAGFKVVEVKSDERGWVDLAGLRAAVNENTAGLMITNPNTLGLFDGNIMEIASIIHQQNGLVHYDGANLNAVMGKCRPYDMGFDIVHLNLHKTFGAPHGGGGPGSGPVGVAEKLKDFLPVPVAGKKDGKYFLDFSLPHSIGKMMGFWGNFLVMVKSYTYIRMLGAAGLKEASETAVLNANYLLKKLEAYYKREFSQHCMHEFVLSGANLPNGIHTLDIAKRLLDYGCHAPTIYFPLIVKEAIMVEPTETESRENLDLFAEIMKKIRTEADSSPDLLKNAPVTTPVRRLDEVTAARKPELRYGCT from the coding sequence ATGAAGGAAAAACTGATTCATGCATATCATCAGACCGGAAAACGGGCGCTGAGATTTCCGAAATCTGCAGGGAAAGCTGCAGAACTGTCCAAAGGGATGAAACGGAACGGCATCCCGATTCCTGAAGTTTCTGAAGTCGAAGCTGTGCGCCATTTCACGCGCCTGTCTTCCTTGAATTTCGGGGTGGACAGCGGCTTCTACCCGCTGGGTTCCTGTACCATGAAATACAATCCGAAACTCAACGAAAAGACATCCTCGCTTCCGGAGTTCGCCTGTCTGCATCCTCTGGTCCCTGCCCATGCATCTCAGGGAGTCCTGCAGATAATCTTCGAACTGCAGGAATATCTCAAGGAAATCACAGGCATGAAAGCCTGTTCCCTGCAGCCGGCAGCCGGGGCTTCAGGAGAACTGACCGGTCTCCTGATTATCAAGAAATACCATCAGGTGAATAAAAACCTGCATAAAAATGAAATCATCATTCCTGACTCAGCCCATGGCACTAATCCGGCCAGCGTAGCCATGGCCGGATTCAAGGTAGTAGAAGTGAAATCAGATGAAAGAGGATGGGTGGATCTGGCTGGGCTGCGGGCCGCAGTAAACGAAAACACTGCCGGACTGATGATCACGAATCCCAACACCCTTGGTCTTTTCGATGGAAACATCATGGAAATCGCCTCAATCATCCATCAACAGAACGGCCTGGTGCATTACGACGGAGCCAATCTCAATGCAGTGATGGGAAAATGCCGCCCCTATGACATGGGATTCGACATTGTGCACCTCAATCTGCACAAAACCTTCGGCGCTCCACACGGCGGAGGAGGACCAGGTTCCGGACCGGTCGGAGTGGCGGAAAAACTCAAAGACTTTCTCCCTGTGCCTGTAGCCGGAAAAAAAGACGGAAAGTACTTCCTGGATTTCAGCCTGCCCCACTCGATCGGTAAGATGATGGGATTCTGGGGTAACTTCCTGGTGATGGTAAAATCCTACACCTACATCCGCATGCTTGGAGCGGCCGGTCTCAAGGAAGCCTCTGAGACCGCAGTGCTCAATGCCAACTACCTGCTGAAAAAACTGGAAGCATATTACAAACGCGAATTTTCTCAGCACTGCATGCACGAATTCGTGCTGTCAGGAGCAAATCTTCCCAATGGCATCCACACTCTGGACATTGCCAAACGTCTTCTGGATTATGGCTGCCACGCCCCGACTATCTATTTCCCGCTGATCGTGAAAGAAGCCATCATGGTGGAACCCACTGAAACAGAGAGCCGGGAAAATCTGGATCTGTTCGCTGAAATCATGAAAAAAATCCGGACTGAAGCCGACAGCTCTCCCGACCTTCTCAAGAACGCCCCTGTGACCACTCCTGTAAGGCGGCTGGATGAAGTCACTGCAGCCAGAAAACCTGAGCTGCGGTATGGCTGCACATGA
- the gcvPA gene encoding aminomethyl-transferring glycine dehydrogenase subunit GcvPA, with product MPYIPLTADDRKEMLREIGVKSVDELFSAIPEKIRLKKFDFLTGLTEQETLSLVQDLAIKNRKAAEAPCFMGAGAYDHYVPSAIDALTSRGEFYTAYTPYQPEVSQGTLQAIFEFQSLICSLTGMEVANASMYDGPTALAEAALLCTRQTGKKTVLYPDSLHPCYLEVLKTYLSCLEIVLHPVKSDKSGRIDLKDLAGKLIPDTACLLLQNPNFFGIVENGPEISAVVKDKALLIVSADPNSLGLLTAPGSYGAAACVGDCQPLGIPLSFGGPYAGFFAVDKTLMRKMPGRLVGKALDRDGKEGFVLTLQAREQHIKREKATSNICSNQALCALRATIYLSLAGAAGLAESAETSSGNAHYLAGKISKIPGFSLRYSGEFYKEFLIDCPKPAAEIFDELFSSHNLLCGVPLSRFKPEDRLGLLIAATEKRTVREMDALVQALSAFGEKK from the coding sequence ATGCCATATATCCCCCTGACAGCCGACGACAGAAAGGAAATGCTCAGGGAGATCGGAGTGAAATCAGTGGACGAGCTGTTCTCCGCGATCCCTGAGAAAATCAGATTAAAGAAATTCGACTTCCTGACTGGCCTGACCGAACAGGAAACCTTGAGCCTGGTGCAGGATCTAGCGATCAAAAATCGGAAAGCTGCAGAAGCACCCTGTTTCATGGGAGCAGGCGCTTACGACCATTATGTACCAAGCGCCATCGACGCGCTTACATCCAGGGGAGAATTCTATACCGCGTACACTCCATATCAACCCGAAGTTTCGCAGGGCACCCTGCAGGCGATCTTCGAGTTTCAGAGCCTGATCTGCTCGCTGACAGGCATGGAAGTGGCCAATGCCTCCATGTATGACGGCCCTACCGCACTGGCCGAGGCCGCGCTGCTCTGCACCCGCCAGACCGGGAAGAAAACCGTGCTTTATCCCGATTCACTGCACCCCTGTTACCTGGAAGTGCTCAAAACCTATCTTTCCTGCCTGGAGATCGTTCTCCATCCAGTTAAATCAGATAAATCCGGCAGAATCGACCTCAAAGACCTGGCAGGGAAACTTATCCCTGATACAGCCTGTCTGCTGCTGCAGAATCCTAATTTTTTCGGGATCGTGGAAAACGGCCCTGAAATTTCAGCAGTGGTAAAAGACAAGGCATTGCTGATTGTAAGTGCAGACCCCAATTCGCTCGGCTTGCTCACAGCGCCGGGCTCATATGGGGCAGCGGCCTGCGTTGGTGACTGCCAGCCGCTCGGGATTCCACTGAGCTTCGGCGGACCCTATGCAGGATTCTTCGCAGTGGATAAAACGCTGATGAGAAAAATGCCTGGCAGGCTTGTCGGCAAGGCCCTGGACAGGGACGGGAAGGAAGGCTTCGTGCTCACCCTGCAGGCCAGGGAGCAGCATATCAAGCGTGAAAAGGCCACTTCCAACATCTGCTCCAATCAAGCGCTCTGTGCCCTCCGGGCTACCATCTACCTCTCGCTCGCAGGTGCGGCAGGGCTCGCGGAATCGGCAGAAACAAGTTCAGGTAATGCCCATTACCTGGCCGGGAAGATCAGTAAGATCCCTGGCTTTTCACTGCGTTACAGCGGGGAATTCTACAAGGAATTCCTGATCGACTGCCCCAAGCCGGCAGCCGAGATTTTCGACGAGCTGTTTTCCTCTCACAATCTGCTCTGCGGAGTGCCTCTCTCCAGATTCAAACCTGAAGACAGGCTCGGCCTGTTGATCGCTGCCACGGAAAAGCGGACTGTCCGGGAAATGGACGCTTTGGTCCAGGCTCTGTCGGCCTTTGGAGAAAAAAAATGA
- the gcvH gene encoding glycine cleavage system protein GcvH, which yields MDQIKFTKTHEWISLKGDTGTVGLTDFAQHELGDIVYVELPQKGKKVKQGETLGMIESVKASSDFFSPASGEVIEVNSSLADAPETVNQSPQNDGWLVKLKLSNQKELDSLLSAGDYEKTAAEGAH from the coding sequence ATGGACCAGATAAAATTCACCAAAACCCACGAATGGATCAGCCTGAAAGGTGACACAGGCACAGTTGGACTGACTGATTTCGCGCAGCACGAACTCGGCGACATCGTCTATGTGGAACTTCCCCAGAAAGGTAAAAAAGTAAAGCAGGGCGAGACGCTCGGAATGATCGAGTCAGTCAAGGCTTCTTCTGATTTTTTTTCCCCTGCTTCAGGCGAAGTGATCGAAGTCAATTCAAGCCTGGCCGATGCCCCTGAGACTGTCAACCAGAGCCCGCAAAATGACGGCTGGCTGGTGAAACTGAAACTTTCCAACCAGAAGGAACTGGATTCCCTGCTCTCTGCCGGTGATTATGAGAAGACTGCGGCAGAGGGGGCTCATTAA
- a CDS encoding heterodisulfide reductase-related iron-sulfur binding cluster codes for MKKLFAPGCALMLYKPALAEKVHLSLQKKFGKIEKLLSCCKHVPPVPPGTELINTCPGCDRRFRENYPDTANISLWEVFAENEIMQLPDYKGRKMTILDACPARDQARIHTAVRKLAEKMNISLVEPKKTKSNSTCCGDSFFGSIPTDQVVMQMKKKAAEMPEYDVIVYCVSCVKSMFVGDRRPRYLVDLLFSEETVPRTFEPDQWHQELDEYIETHK; via the coding sequence ATGAAAAAACTCTTCGCACCAGGCTGCGCTTTAATGCTCTACAAGCCTGCACTTGCGGAAAAAGTCCATCTCTCTCTGCAGAAGAAATTCGGTAAAATTGAAAAATTGCTCTCCTGCTGCAAACATGTTCCTCCTGTTCCACCCGGAACTGAACTCATCAATACCTGTCCAGGCTGCGACCGGAGATTCCGGGAGAATTACCCTGATACCGCCAATATCTCGCTCTGGGAAGTGTTCGCGGAAAATGAAATCATGCAGTTGCCCGATTATAAGGGCCGGAAAATGACCATACTCGACGCCTGCCCTGCCCGGGATCAGGCAAGGATTCATACGGCAGTCAGAAAACTGGCCGAAAAAATGAACATTTCACTGGTCGAGCCGAAGAAAACAAAATCAAACAGTACCTGCTGCGGCGACAGCTTCTTTGGAAGCATTCCCACAGATCAGGTCGTTATGCAGATGAAGAAAAAAGCCGCTGAAATGCCTGAATATGATGTGATCGTATATTGCGTATCCTGCGTGAAATCCATGTTCGTGGGCGACAGGCGGCCACGCTATCTGGTGGATTTACTGTTCAGTGAGGAAACTGTTCCCAGGACATTTGAGCCTGATCAGTGGCATCAAGAGCTTGACGAATATATTGAGACGCACAAATAA